A genomic segment from Corylus avellana chromosome ca5, CavTom2PMs-1.0 encodes:
- the LOC132181803 gene encoding F-box protein CPR1-like, whose product MSDCLPPEIVTDILSRLPVKSLMRFTCVSKNPSIQKAISLPRSNHGFESSLNQYVGFGYEPTTDDYKFVRLVCPDTDYSCLNRIKPVPPFVDIYTLAEIYTHRIGTWRSITALARPYVAKMRWSSVFVSGALHWAAHTPRRQGGFLNVILCFNMKDETFGEVGMPKSLQGLEGLYVSLLLLDGLLALIPHNVYYGYDNASHGVWMMKEYGVVESWTNLFDVQIALFHKMLGFTKSGELLVIKAERFDAIVILPLCYKFLVFLQEAILMFSMELVALLVGSGSWYLSAIVEIEKSDGISIFSGTVADNIRYGVQFRGKKLSDEEIYKLPSL is encoded by the exons ATGTCGGACTGTCTCCCACCAGAGATTGTCACCGACATCCTCTCACGACTGCCGGTGAAGTCGCTCATGAGATTCACGTGCGTTTCAAAG AACCCATCCATTCAGAAAGCCATATCCCTTCCCCGGTCTAATCATGGATTCGAAAGTTCGTTAAACCAATATGTTGGCTTTGGGTATGAGCCCACGACGGATGATTACAAATTTGTGAGGCTTGTGTGTCCAGACACTGATTATTCTTGTTTAAACAGAATCAAACCTGTTCCACCTTTCGTTGATATTTATACGTTGGCTGAGATTTATACGCATCGAATCGGCACATGGCGCTCTATTACGGCCCTCGCTCGTCCCTACGTCGCCAAGATGCGGTGGTCATCGGTTTTTGTGAGTGGGGCACTCCACTGGGCCGCACACACTCCACGGCGCCAGGGCGGTTTTCTCAATGTTATCCTGTGCTTTAATATGAAAGATGAGACATTTGGTGAAGTGGGTATGCCTAAGAGTTTACAAGGGCTGGAAGGCTTGTACGTTTCTCTGTTATTACTTGATGGGTTGCTTGCTCTTATCCCTCATAACGTATATTATGGCTACGATAATGCGTCTCACGGTGTGTGGATGATGAAAGAGTATGGAGTGGTGGAATCTTGGACTAATCTGTTTGATGTTCAAATTGCGTTATTTCACAAGATGTTAGGCTTTACAAAGAGTGGTGAACTGCTTGTTATCAAGGCTGAAAG ATTTGATGCCATTGTTATTCTGCCTTTGTGCTACAAGTTCCTTGTCTTTTTGCAAGAGGCTATACTGATGTTCAGCATG gaGCTGGTTGCTCTTTTAGTTGGTTCTGGTAGCTGGTACTTATCGGCTATTGTT gaaaTAGAGAAATCTGATGGGATATCTATCTTTTCAGGCACAGTTGCAGACAACATACGATATGGAGTGCAATTTAGAGGGAAGAAGCTAAGTGATGAGGAGATTTACAAGTTGCCAagtctttga